The Phoenix dactylifera cultivar Barhee BC4 unplaced genomic scaffold, palm_55x_up_171113_PBpolish2nd_filt_p 000409F, whole genome shotgun sequence genome includes the window ATCTAAGTACTGCTCAAGTAGcagcatgtatgtatgtatgtatgtatgtatgtatgcacgtACATACGTTTGTACATTTAGAAATGCCTTGCTAGGGGTTGGTCATGAATGTGGAGATGCTAACTAGGAAGTGATAGGAGAAAAATGGGGGAAAAATCATGGTGGTCACATATTTTGGAGAATCATTGCTTTAAAAAATTGGGAATGCCTACacctaataagatgatgacatcATATCCATGGTGGTCACATGTTTTGGAGAATAACTGCTTTTAAAGATACAGATTGCCTGCATGTAGTAAGATGATGGGATCATATCATTTTAGATGAAGTTGAAGAACTCTGATTCCAGTTAAACACCTCATTCATGCATCCTTGTACGTGTATTATCTGTGCTACTGGGTTGTCACATTAGTGCCATCCTTTTTGGTAGCTTGCCCTGCTATCCAACATCCCCATGACTTCTGATGCATAGTTTATGTTTCGAAAATATCAGGTACCTATGGTTTGTCTTGCTTTGGCAGCTAATGTCAGAAGTAATTGAACATGCACATGCCAtccatttatttctttttgtgtAGAATTTGATCCTTTGATTGtttgatatttctttttgcaGGTTCTCTCTGTTGTTGGGCTTCTACAAGATGAAGTTGATCCTATGGTTTCCGTAATGAAAGTTGAAAAGGCCCCTTTGGAGTCTTATGCTGATATTGGTGGTTTAGATGCCCAAATTCAAGAAATCAAGGAGGCAGTTGAACTTCCTCTAACCCATCCTGAGCTGTATGAAGACATTGGAATTAAGCCTCCCAAGGGAGTTATACTATATGGGGAGCCAGGAACGGGGAAAACTTTACTTGCCAAGGTCAAGATTTCGTgtgcattttctttttcataattCTTAATTTAGGGGGTCCATTTAATGGCCTTGATTGCGTGGATTCATTAGCGACCCTCCCgcgccccctccccccccccccccctcccgccCCCTCCACCCTCCGCCAAAACTTGCAGCATGTGTTTGCATGCATATGGTGCTCACCGAATCTGAGATATTGGCTAGAAGACTTTACACTTTTATCCCTCTTGAAGCacaagatcatttattatgaggGATGATGCCGGGCTGACAAATGTTTTTGACTAATATTGGGGTACTTGAGGATGAGCCTTGGTGCGACGGTAAAGTTGCTCCATTATGACATGAAGGTCATGAGTTTGAAACATAGAAACAGCCTCCCTGTTCATGGGGGTAAGGTTGTGTTCATTTGACCCTCCTCAAACCCTACAATATTGAAGCCTTGTGTAAACCACCTTCTCGTGGGTATTTGAAGTTTTAAAGAAATTgcaaaattatctttttttgcTATGCCTTTGCTAAATAACTGCTTACAAAGGTACACATTGTCAAATGCTTTGGCTAAAGTTCATTTGATGAAAGCCTTTTTGGTACATGAACTATAATGACCTCTTTCAAAGAATCTGCACAGTTATGTACGGCTGTGCAGATTGAATGTTTACAAACTGTCAAAGTTATTTTTCTCCTGCTTTTGTAATCGAATGTTTCTGCATTCTGCACTGCCTAGTATATCTGTCATAAACTACGTTTTGGGCACTATTTTTTCAGGCCGTCGCTAATTCAACATCGGCTACTTTCTTGCGTGTTGTTGGAAGTGAGTTGATTCAGAAGTACTTGGGTGATGGTCCAAAACTAGTAAGAGAACTCTTTAGAGTGGCAGATGATCTTTCTCCTTCAATAGTCTTCATAGATGAAATTGATGCAATCGGTACTAAGAGGTATTTAAATCAAATTACTGTTACAGTTGCTTTTACAATTATATCTATTATGCTATTGAGCCATCATTACTGGGTTTTTCTGTAGATATGATGCTCATTCAGGAGGAGAGCGTGAAATACAAAGAACTATGTTAGAATTGCTGAACCAGTTAGATGGTTTCGACTCAAGAGGAGATGTCAAGGTTATTCTTGCAACAAACCGAATTGAAAGTCTTGATCCGGCCTTACTTCGGCCTGGCCGAATTGATAGGAAGATTGAATTCCCTCTGCCTGATATTAAAACAAGACGACGCATTTTTCAGGTAAAATTCATGCTTGGTCAGATAAATTAGGGATTTTGCTAAGTGATCATATTAAAGCATATTTAATTACTACCATATAGATCCTTCCATATTCTGTGCCATAGACTTGTGTCACGTTGTTAATCAGTTGCTTCTGCAAGTCTGCTCCACTGCTGCATTTGTGTGTACCTGTTGAATTCAGATTGTTTACTTTATGTAGATACATACGGCCAGAATGACGTTGGCAGATGATGTCAATCTGGAAGAATTTGTTATGACAAAGGATGAGTTTTCTGGAGCTGATATCAAGGCAATCTGTACTGAAGCTGGCTTGCTTGCTTTAAGAGAGCGCAGAATGAAGGTAAGATTTCTATTATCAATtgcctttctttttttgataaataatgTTCATGGGTTCTGACTGCTTAAATTATCACGTAATATGGCATACACTGACTCACAAACGCAAATACAAACACTGAGACATACACTAATACAAACATATAACAATGTCTCGATCACAATCTACATGTTCTGTAAGATGTTGTATAGTTAAGCAAGGAAATATTGATTGAAATCATTGATGCGACTATTAATATGAACTGTGGTATTAACAGTTTATAAGATCAGTTTTTGTTGTGGACTCTAACAGAGCAAATTCTCCTCAATAATGGTAATATTTTATAAGATCCACCTTATTCTAGCTCATTAATGGGCCACTCAAAACTATATACTCAACTTGGTAGTTGATATTGAAGAAATTTAGCCCAATAATTTTGAGAGCTTGTTATGGCAGCTAGAAAAGTTCAATATGTTGGTGGAGGAATTCCTTCATAAATGCAAGTGTGCTTAATTTGGAAGTAAAAAAGAGCTCCATTTGTTTAGAGCTAGGAAGCGGCCAGTCTTGGGTTGGTTTGCCCCAAGTGTGGCCTGGCTTGAGTTACTTGAGGGCGGTGCTGCCAACTTCAACACTAGGCATCGAGTGTAATAGCCCAATCCAGATTATTCGAGGATGTTTCAGGCTTGTTCAGGCCTAAATTGAAATCCAAAGATCAAACCTAAACCTAGCATAATTTGAAAGGATATGGCAGGCCCTATCTTAAGCACATTCAAAGTAGAGATGACGTAAAGGAAGAGGGGGGACCTCACAGTCCTCAATTTTGTTTCTTTTGCTTGTTGTAACCTGCACCTCCACATGCCTCCAAATATCAGATGGCCATGATACTGGCTGAATCTCCCATACTAGCTTCTCTCAATCAATCCATTTCAAGGGAGGCGGGCAATGATGGTTTTGGAGCATGTACAGAAGATGGGATGTGGACAGTGTGGGTTGTAGCCTTGTAGAAGTTTTGAAGCCACATGAAGAATAGGATCTCATTGGAACTGGTACAACATCCAATAGACAAAAATTGAATACATTAAGAGAAGGaatgagaagagaaaaagaaggaaaaagaaaggtcTGCATTCAACATCTTCACTCTAATAAGGCCTGTTTAGCAATGCCAAGACTGCATTACATAGACTCGAGACCTCTAATTATAGCAATAACAAAACCCTAACCCAACACTAAAATGTCCAAACTATCCTTTAAGTTATTGGATACTAATCATGTCTGTAGTACGTACAGTACCTTGTGTGGTACTGCAACAGTATGATGCCTCGACAAACCCCCAAATAAGGCTTCAGATATTTTAATCTCAGCCCTTTATTCAATGAAACCCATCTCCCTAAATCACTAAGCAATACAATAAAGATAAAATCTAAATCTACTAGCTTACCCAATGATCTGCAGTCCTCCGATGCATGTAGGAGCAATCTTGGCTGGATTTGTCGAGCAAGAATCTCTGGATAGATCCTTGGTTGCAAGCAGGTTATGGGCCTCAGCAAACtgcggagaagagaagaggtgatgtggggaagagagagaaggggggagggggaTGTTAATATGGGTGGTTGGAAGGGATGGGGATAAAGGTGGAGACCAAGGAGAATGAAGGTGCTTTTTCTTTAGTAGGTTCTTTTTATTGTTATACTATTGATTGGAGGAATTATTACAGATCCAACTTGTACACATCACCTGTAGTACAAATAAACTAAATTTGAATGATTTGCTGTAACAAAACTTCGATCGATCACAGATGTAATGGGGCATTGTTTGCACTTCTTAGTGCATTTATGGGGCATTATTTTGAGAAAAGCGTCCAAGAATAGTGATAACAGCTGTGACTTCTTTGATTGAATGGACTGATGACATTATTCATTGTGATGAAGGGACAGATTATTGAAATCATTCATTCTGATGGAGGACCTAGCCCATGAGCATTGGTAGAATGAGTAGTTCATATTTGATCTTGAAATGATAGATATATGTGGATCATAATAGAACCATTAAAAGATAAATTGGCAGATCTTGCTGGAATTTGTTCTCTTTCATTAACAGCTAAAGACCATTTCCTCCTTGTCCAGTTCTTTAGGTTTGTTTAATTTGTAGAGAATTTAGCCAttcaattttcatcaaaaatatgcATGAATTGGTGATACATCTTGCTAGAGACTACAATATTTATTTGTGGTGAACTAATCTGGGAGTATTAGACGGTACTTTGTTTTTAATGACAATATCAATGAATATGAGAATGGgtgtttgatgtttttttttttttttatagtactTCCATCAGTTCCAATGGTCATTAAAAGTTAGTGTCTAAGAGTCTGGCTTTTCATTCATTTATTTGTTGGGAATTTAGTCGATTACAAATTTCATCAGTATTGTGTATAAATTAGTGATGCATTTAGTAAGGAGACTGCAGAATATGCTACTTGCTTTTGGCGAATTGAGTCCTCAATTATGTGATCGTGTTGTTTGTTTTACTTTGGAAATGGGTCCATAATGTTGGCTTCTATATTTCCCATCAGATTCAAGGGTGATTAAAATTTGGTAGTTAGTATCCAGTTTTCCACACTTGGTTAATTGATTGGTACCATAGGGCATTGCCTTTCTCATAAATATTCTGCACGAATTGGTGCGATGCGTTATGATGGAAGGCTGGATCAGAAGAT containing:
- the LOC103714638 gene encoding 26S proteasome regulatory subunit 4 homolog A-like; translated protein: MGQGTPGGMNKQGLPGDRKHDGDKKDKKFEPAAPPSRVGRKQRKQKGPEAAARLPTVTPVTKCRLRLLKLERIKDYLLMEEEFVTNQERLRPHEDKNEEDRSKVDDLRGSPMSVGNLEELIDENHAIVSSSVGPEYYVSILSFVDKDQLEPGCAILMHNKVLSVVGLLQDEVDPMVSVMKVEKAPLESYADIGGLDAQIQEIKEAVELPLTHPELYEDIGIKPPKGVILYGEPGTGKTLLAKAVANSTSATFLRVVGSELIQKYLGDGPKLVRELFRVADDLSPSIVFIDEIDAIGTKRYDAHSGGEREIQRTMLELLNQLDGFDSRGDVKVILATNRIESLDPALLRPGRIDRKIEFPLPDIKTRRRIFQIHTARMTLADDVNLEEFVMTKDEFSGADIKAICTEAGLLALRERRMKVTHADFKKAKEKVMFKKKEGVPEGLYM